In Xenopus tropicalis strain Nigerian chromosome 5, UCB_Xtro_10.0, whole genome shotgun sequence, one genomic interval encodes:
- the ppp2r3a gene encoding serine/threonine-protein phosphatase 2A regulatory subunit B'' subunit alpha isoform X3 encodes MKKIQSKQEKKPNTPPPVPLTPTASPRPATPPLPSNKATAPVSINIPRFYFPKGLPNPGSDYEDSIKKTEAAFSSMEEEKADIYEMGKIAKVCGCPLYWKAALFNAAGGERTGFVSVHSFIAMWRKLIQNCHDDAPKFISLLAKPGCDYLEQEDFIPLLQDIVDTHPGLTFLKEAPEFHSRYITTVIQRIFYTVNRSWSGRITLTELRRSNFLQTLALLEEEDDINQVTDYFSYEHFYVIYCKFWELDTDHDLYIDQKDLGRYNDHASSKRIIERIFSGAVTRGNAVQREGRMSYAEFVWFLISEEDKKNPTSIEYWFRCMDLDGDGVLSMYELEYFYEEQCEKMEAMGIEPLPFQDLLCQLLDLVKPEAEGQITLRDLKRCKMAHIFYDTCFNLEKYLDHEQRDPFAVQKDVESENPEPSDWDRYASEEYEILVAEESATEQLQEESFDDDYEGEEIISPPEISNKMDKLVISDLTA; translated from the exons ATGAAGAAG ATTCAAAGCAAGCAAGAAAAGAAGCCAAACACCCCCCCTCCTGTACCCCTTACTCCAACTGCCAGTCCACGACCAGCCACCCCTCCATTACCGAGCAACAAAGCCACGGCTCCTGTGTCCATAAACATTCCACGTTTCTACTTTCCCAAAGGGCTGCCCAACCCAGGTTCTGACTATGAAGATTCCATCAAGAAGACTGAGGCAGCATTCTCCAGCATGGAGGAAGAAAAGGCCGACATCTACGAGATGGGGAAGATCGCCAAG gtatgtggCTGCCCCTTGTACTGGAAGGCTGCTCTGTTCAATGCTGCTGGTGGTGAGAGGACAGGATTTGTCTCTGTGCACTCGTTCATAGCAATGTGGAGAAA GTTAATCCAGAACTGCCATGATGATGCCCCTAAATTTATCAGCCTCTTGGCAAAACCAGGCTGTGACTACTTAGAGCAAGAGGATTTCATCCCACTTCTTCAG GACATCGTGGACACACATCCAGGGCTGACGTTCCTTAAGGAGGCTCCTGAATTCCACTCCAGATACATCACCACT GTTATTCAAAGAATATTTTATACAGTCAACAGGTCGTGGTCGGGCAGAATCACCTTGACTGAGCTAAGGAGGAGTAACTTTCTACAG ACCCTTGCGCTGTTGGAAGAAGAGGATGATATTAACCAAGTGACCGATTACTTCTCCTACGAGCATTTTTATGTCATTTACTGCAAGTTCTGGGAACTGGACACTGATCACGACCTATACATTGACCAGAAGGACCTGGGCAGATATAATGACCATG CTTCCTCAAAGAGAATAATTGAGAGGATATTTTCTGGAGCAGTGACTCG GGGCAACGCAGTACAGAGGGAAGGGAGGATGAGCTACGCCGAATTTGTCTGGTTTTTGATATCAGAGGAAGACAAGAAAAATCCAACCAG CATAGAGTACTGGTTCCGCTGTATGGACTTGGATGGAGATGGGGTGCTGTCCATGTATGAACTGGAGTACTTCTATGAGGAACAGTGTGAGAAGATGGAAGCCATGGGCATTGAGCCATTACCTTTCCAGGATCTGTTGTGCCAGCTCCTAGACTTGGTAAAGCCTGAAGCAGAAG GCCAAATAACACTACGGGATCTGAAGCGGTGCAAAATGGCTCATATATTTTATGATACCTGCTTTAACCTTGAGAAGTACCTGGACCATGAGCAACGGGATCCATTTGCAGTGCAAAAG GATGTTGAGAGTGAAAACCCTGAGCCATCAGACTGGGACAGATATGCGTCTGAGGAATATGAGATCTTGGTTGCTGAGGAATCAGCCACGGAACAGTTACAGGAAGA GTCGTTTGACGATGATTACGAGGGAGAGGAAATCATCAGTCCTCCTGAGATCAGCAACAAAATGGATAAACTGGTCATTTCCGACCTAACGGCATGA
- the ppp2r3a gene encoding serine/threonine-protein phosphatase 2A regulatory subunit B'' subunit alpha isoform X1: MAAPYKVIVSKVTCYNSVVLDKRLENVIHYCHGICQVHRLGVQCRVAHHSVCSELVKAPGGSPSHTKDVTHKIIAGEGVVGGEESSHLNSRNKKPSATQSTGSLKDITGEAINLASGKAKEFSFEKLRNASNQHVNLRKGRKVRPDSFNRKSTDYDFIYGQFGNNENCPPNDVSQGQGVEEKAMVSNSASWEQNLNNMAALYLQGLADENLINQILKKHNLDGAGSGEDIKMCLDILLKCSEDLKKCTNIIKQCIRNRSIGSNNTSEGKGEDHFPNPEIIYMNVMARLSSYLKKLPFELEHSPRGRGEPSDLAELVSSIRSLQQQPFSPIYGHEQPPKYEDVVQMPPSVKTISPSATEYNRELTPQIPNINNATTVKNVSPVAPPLPAKTWQRGTQQNKGSSVKSNFAPFQQMSHGTNQVFSNTGERLPRPSVENLYIEEDSDLERSVNHQKCAAGLSVSESVEPKLSRKSIHSHRPIDNSMTVTKNTSFSSNGTYHTGSHSYNTHASNTGKSADHEEIDKLLLDLEKFSKKIETTLNNPPSTTPSKTQSRFPVLHKEPNSQLPSASGTIASEHKLEDDEGNLLLRILGSIEDFAQELVDWRSGKGTLSKQKEVMKILQETLVTPPSSPGIQLQNQSKDLGPTLSIQQTPEIIKIQSKQEKKPNTPPPVPLTPTASPRPATPPLPSNKATAPVSINIPRFYFPKGLPNPGSDYEDSIKKTEAAFSSMEEEKADIYEMGKIAKVCGCPLYWKAALFNAAGGERTGFVSVHSFIAMWRKLIQNCHDDAPKFISLLAKPGCDYLEQEDFIPLLQDIVDTHPGLTFLKEAPEFHSRYITTVIQRIFYTVNRSWSGRITLTELRRSNFLQTLALLEEEDDINQVTDYFSYEHFYVIYCKFWELDTDHDLYIDQKDLGRYNDHASSKRIIERIFSGAVTRGNAVQREGRMSYAEFVWFLISEEDKKNPTSIEYWFRCMDLDGDGVLSMYELEYFYEEQCEKMEAMGIEPLPFQDLLCQLLDLVKPEAEGQITLRDLKRCKMAHIFYDTCFNLEKYLDHEQRDPFAVQKDVESENPEPSDWDRYASEEYEILVAEESATEQLQEESFDDDYEGEEIISPPEISNKMDKLVISDLTA, from the exons ATGGCTGCACCTTACAAGGTGATTGTTAGTAAAGTAACCTGTTATAATAGCGTTGTATTGGACAAAAGACTTGAGAATGTTATTCATTATTGCCATGGAATTTGTCAAGTTCATCGACTTGGAGTTCAGTGCAGAGTTGCACACCACAGTGTATGCTCAGAGCTTGTTAAAGCTCCAGGGGGTTCCCCTAGCCATACTAAAGATGTTACTCATAAAATTATTGCTGGAGAAGGGGTGGTTGGTGGTGAGGAGTCTTCTCATCTCAACTCTAGGAACAAAAAACCCTCTGCCACCCAAAGTACTGGCAGTCTGAAGGATATTACTGGTGAAGCCATAAACTTAGCAAGTGGAAAAGCAAAAGAGTTCTCTTTTGAGAAGTTAAGGAATGCATCAAATCAACATGTTAATCTTAGAAAAGGCCGAAAAGTCCGTCCTGATTCTTTTAACAGGAAATCAACTGACTACGACTTTATCTATGGCCAGTTCGGTAATAATGAAAATTGTCCTCCAAATGATGTATCTCAAGGTCAAGGAGTGGAGGAGAAAGCAATGGTCTCCAACAGTGCATCTTGGGAACAGAACCTTAATAACATGGCCGCTTTGTATCTACAAGGCCTCGCGGATGAAAATCTTATTAACCAAATTCTGAAAAAACACAACCTAGATGGTGCAGGCTCTGGAGAAGACATAAAAATGTGCTTGGACATCCTTTTGAAGTGTTCTGAGGACTTGAAAAAGTGCACAAACATTATTAAGCAGTGTATTAGGAATAGGTCTATTGGAAGCAACAACACAAGTGAGGGGAAAGGGGAGGATCATTTTCCAAACCCAGAAATTATTTACATGAATGTTATGGCTAGGCTCTCTTCTTACTTAAAGAAACTTCCGTTTGAGCTGGAACATAGTCCACGTGGACGTGGTGAACCTAGCGATCTGGCTGAACTTGTGAGTAGTATCCGGAGTTTACAGCAGCAACCTTTCTCTCCAATTTATGGCCATGAACAGCCACCCAAGTATGAAGATGTTGTTCAGATGCCACCTTCAGTAAAAACCATTTCTCCTAGTGCCACAGAATATAATAGAGAACTTACTCCACAAATTCCCAATATTAATAATGCCACTACAGTGAAAAATGTCTCACCAGTTGCTCCGCCTTTACCTGCTAAGACCTGGCAAAGAGGCACGCAACAGAATAAAGGAAGCAGTGTAAAAAGCAATTTTGCACCTTTTCAACAAATGTCTCATGGAACAAATCAGGTGTTTTCCAATACTGGTGAGAGGCTTCCAAGGCCTTCAGTGGAAAATCTTTACATTGAGGAGGATTCAGATTTGGAAAGATCTGTAAACCATCAAAAATGTGCAGCAGGTTTATCTGTTTCAGAATCAGTTGAACCAAAACTCAGTCGCAAGTCCATTCATTCTCACAGACCTATTGACAATTCTATGACAGTAACTAAGAACACATCTTTCAGCAGTAATGGAACCTACCATACTGGCTCACATTCTTACAACACGCATGCAAGTAATACAGGCAAGAGTGCTGACCATGAAGAAATCGACAAATTGCTTCTGGATTTGGAaaagttttctaaaaaaattgAAACCACACTAAATAACCCTCCCAGCACAACCCCTTCTAAAACACAATCTAGATTTCCTGTTTTACATAAGGAGCCCAATTCACAATTGCCTTCAGCATCAGGTACAATAGCCAGCGAGCATAAGTTAGAAGATGATGAGGGGAATCTTCTACTGCGTATTTTGGGAAGCATTGAGGACTTTGCTCAGGAACTTGTTGATTGGAGGTCTGGGAAAGGAACTCTGTCTAAACAAAAAGAAGTAATGAAAATCCTTCAGGAGACCTTGGTTACTCCACCTTCCTCTCCTGGTATTCAGCTTCAGAACCAAAGCAAGGATCTTGGCCCTACATTATCAATTCAACAGACTCCAGAGATCATAAAG ATTCAAAGCAAGCAAGAAAAGAAGCCAAACACCCCCCCTCCTGTACCCCTTACTCCAACTGCCAGTCCACGACCAGCCACCCCTCCATTACCGAGCAACAAAGCCACGGCTCCTGTGTCCATAAACATTCCACGTTTCTACTTTCCCAAAGGGCTGCCCAACCCAGGTTCTGACTATGAAGATTCCATCAAGAAGACTGAGGCAGCATTCTCCAGCATGGAGGAAGAAAAGGCCGACATCTACGAGATGGGGAAGATCGCCAAG gtatgtggCTGCCCCTTGTACTGGAAGGCTGCTCTGTTCAATGCTGCTGGTGGTGAGAGGACAGGATTTGTCTCTGTGCACTCGTTCATAGCAATGTGGAGAAA GTTAATCCAGAACTGCCATGATGATGCCCCTAAATTTATCAGCCTCTTGGCAAAACCAGGCTGTGACTACTTAGAGCAAGAGGATTTCATCCCACTTCTTCAG GACATCGTGGACACACATCCAGGGCTGACGTTCCTTAAGGAGGCTCCTGAATTCCACTCCAGATACATCACCACT GTTATTCAAAGAATATTTTATACAGTCAACAGGTCGTGGTCGGGCAGAATCACCTTGACTGAGCTAAGGAGGAGTAACTTTCTACAG ACCCTTGCGCTGTTGGAAGAAGAGGATGATATTAACCAAGTGACCGATTACTTCTCCTACGAGCATTTTTATGTCATTTACTGCAAGTTCTGGGAACTGGACACTGATCACGACCTATACATTGACCAGAAGGACCTGGGCAGATATAATGACCATG CTTCCTCAAAGAGAATAATTGAGAGGATATTTTCTGGAGCAGTGACTCG GGGCAACGCAGTACAGAGGGAAGGGAGGATGAGCTACGCCGAATTTGTCTGGTTTTTGATATCAGAGGAAGACAAGAAAAATCCAACCAG CATAGAGTACTGGTTCCGCTGTATGGACTTGGATGGAGATGGGGTGCTGTCCATGTATGAACTGGAGTACTTCTATGAGGAACAGTGTGAGAAGATGGAAGCCATGGGCATTGAGCCATTACCTTTCCAGGATCTGTTGTGCCAGCTCCTAGACTTGGTAAAGCCTGAAGCAGAAG GCCAAATAACACTACGGGATCTGAAGCGGTGCAAAATGGCTCATATATTTTATGATACCTGCTTTAACCTTGAGAAGTACCTGGACCATGAGCAACGGGATCCATTTGCAGTGCAAAAG GATGTTGAGAGTGAAAACCCTGAGCCATCAGACTGGGACAGATATGCGTCTGAGGAATATGAGATCTTGGTTGCTGAGGAATCAGCCACGGAACAGTTACAGGAAGA GTCGTTTGACGATGATTACGAGGGAGAGGAAATCATCAGTCCTCCTGAGATCAGCAACAAAATGGATAAACTGGTCATTTCCGACCTAACGGCATGA
- the ppp2r3a gene encoding serine/threonine-protein phosphatase 2A regulatory subunit B'' subunit alpha isoform X2, giving the protein MMIKETSLRRDPDLRGELAFLARGCDFVLPSRFKKRIKSFQQAQIQSKQEKKPNTPPPVPLTPTASPRPATPPLPSNKATAPVSINIPRFYFPKGLPNPGSDYEDSIKKTEAAFSSMEEEKADIYEMGKIAKVCGCPLYWKAALFNAAGGERTGFVSVHSFIAMWRKLIQNCHDDAPKFISLLAKPGCDYLEQEDFIPLLQDIVDTHPGLTFLKEAPEFHSRYITTVIQRIFYTVNRSWSGRITLTELRRSNFLQTLALLEEEDDINQVTDYFSYEHFYVIYCKFWELDTDHDLYIDQKDLGRYNDHASSKRIIERIFSGAVTRGNAVQREGRMSYAEFVWFLISEEDKKNPTSIEYWFRCMDLDGDGVLSMYELEYFYEEQCEKMEAMGIEPLPFQDLLCQLLDLVKPEAEGQITLRDLKRCKMAHIFYDTCFNLEKYLDHEQRDPFAVQKDVESENPEPSDWDRYASEEYEILVAEESATEQLQEESFDDDYEGEEIISPPEISNKMDKLVISDLTA; this is encoded by the exons ATGATGATAAAGGAGACTTCGCTGAGGAGGGACCCGGATTTGAGAGGAGAATTGGCCTTTCTTGCCAGGGGCTGTGACTTTGTTCTCCCCTCCAGATTTAAAAAGAGGATCAAGTCTTTCCAGCAAGCGCAG ATTCAAAGCAAGCAAGAAAAGAAGCCAAACACCCCCCCTCCTGTACCCCTTACTCCAACTGCCAGTCCACGACCAGCCACCCCTCCATTACCGAGCAACAAAGCCACGGCTCCTGTGTCCATAAACATTCCACGTTTCTACTTTCCCAAAGGGCTGCCCAACCCAGGTTCTGACTATGAAGATTCCATCAAGAAGACTGAGGCAGCATTCTCCAGCATGGAGGAAGAAAAGGCCGACATCTACGAGATGGGGAAGATCGCCAAG gtatgtggCTGCCCCTTGTACTGGAAGGCTGCTCTGTTCAATGCTGCTGGTGGTGAGAGGACAGGATTTGTCTCTGTGCACTCGTTCATAGCAATGTGGAGAAA GTTAATCCAGAACTGCCATGATGATGCCCCTAAATTTATCAGCCTCTTGGCAAAACCAGGCTGTGACTACTTAGAGCAAGAGGATTTCATCCCACTTCTTCAG GACATCGTGGACACACATCCAGGGCTGACGTTCCTTAAGGAGGCTCCTGAATTCCACTCCAGATACATCACCACT GTTATTCAAAGAATATTTTATACAGTCAACAGGTCGTGGTCGGGCAGAATCACCTTGACTGAGCTAAGGAGGAGTAACTTTCTACAG ACCCTTGCGCTGTTGGAAGAAGAGGATGATATTAACCAAGTGACCGATTACTTCTCCTACGAGCATTTTTATGTCATTTACTGCAAGTTCTGGGAACTGGACACTGATCACGACCTATACATTGACCAGAAGGACCTGGGCAGATATAATGACCATG CTTCCTCAAAGAGAATAATTGAGAGGATATTTTCTGGAGCAGTGACTCG GGGCAACGCAGTACAGAGGGAAGGGAGGATGAGCTACGCCGAATTTGTCTGGTTTTTGATATCAGAGGAAGACAAGAAAAATCCAACCAG CATAGAGTACTGGTTCCGCTGTATGGACTTGGATGGAGATGGGGTGCTGTCCATGTATGAACTGGAGTACTTCTATGAGGAACAGTGTGAGAAGATGGAAGCCATGGGCATTGAGCCATTACCTTTCCAGGATCTGTTGTGCCAGCTCCTAGACTTGGTAAAGCCTGAAGCAGAAG GCCAAATAACACTACGGGATCTGAAGCGGTGCAAAATGGCTCATATATTTTATGATACCTGCTTTAACCTTGAGAAGTACCTGGACCATGAGCAACGGGATCCATTTGCAGTGCAAAAG GATGTTGAGAGTGAAAACCCTGAGCCATCAGACTGGGACAGATATGCGTCTGAGGAATATGAGATCTTGGTTGCTGAGGAATCAGCCACGGAACAGTTACAGGAAGA GTCGTTTGACGATGATTACGAGGGAGAGGAAATCATCAGTCCTCCTGAGATCAGCAACAAAATGGATAAACTGGTCATTTCCGACCTAACGGCATGA